Proteins from a single region of Fibrobacter sp. UWH6:
- a CDS encoding NAD(P)/FAD-dependent oxidoreductase: MTTENESPKIAVIAGAGPAGLTAALELLRTTNVKPVIFEAENAIGGISRTVCYKGNRMDIGGHRFFSKSDAVMDWWLNILPLESKDGPHPEKDDLVMLCRSRLSRILFLRKLFDYPVTLNGNTIRGLGFWRMMKIGLSYLKVQLLPARSEKSLEDFMINRFGVELYRTFFRDYTKKLWGVPCNKISPEWGGQRIKGLSITKTVVHAVKQIFKSNRHAIDRDSADKFRQKNTETSLIGQFLYPKLGPGQLWETVAQKILDMGGEIVMNAKVVGVNRIENRVVSVAVDNSQGVETIPCDYFLSSMPVKELVTAMDQPKTSVPAEVKRVAEGLVYRDFMTVGLLLDKLEIGNIKDNWIYVQESDVKLGRIQVFNNWSPYLVSDPSKVWIGLEYFVNEGDEMWTMSDADFIRFAITELDRIHVAKPESVRDSVVFRVKKAYPAYFGTYGEFHKIREYLDNIENLFLMGRNGMHKYNNMDHSMLTAMETVKCIREGSVDKSDLWDVNTEEEYHEGKKK, encoded by the coding sequence ATGACCACTGAAAATGAATCCCCCAAAATTGCTGTCATCGCAGGTGCCGGGCCAGCAGGCTTGACGGCCGCATTGGAATTACTTCGCACCACAAATGTAAAGCCTGTAATCTTCGAAGCAGAAAATGCAATTGGCGGAATCTCCCGGACAGTTTGCTACAAAGGCAACAGGATGGATATTGGAGGCCATCGATTCTTCAGCAAGAGCGATGCCGTTATGGACTGGTGGCTGAACATTCTTCCCCTGGAATCCAAGGACGGACCCCATCCAGAAAAAGACGATTTGGTCATGCTTTGCCGTAGTCGGCTGAGTCGCATATTGTTCCTGCGGAAACTTTTCGACTACCCCGTAACCTTGAACGGAAATACCATTCGCGGTCTTGGATTTTGGCGAATGATGAAAATTGGTCTGAGCTATCTTAAGGTGCAGTTGCTTCCTGCCCGTTCCGAAAAGAGTCTAGAAGATTTTATGATCAACCGTTTCGGCGTTGAACTTTATAGAACCTTTTTTAGGGACTACACCAAAAAGCTCTGGGGTGTTCCCTGCAATAAAATCAGCCCGGAATGGGGCGGCCAGCGAATTAAAGGACTTTCCATTACAAAGACTGTGGTTCATGCGGTAAAGCAAATTTTCAAAAGTAATAGACACGCCATTGATAGGGATAGCGCAGATAAATTCCGTCAGAAAAATACCGAAACAAGTTTAATCGGCCAGTTCCTATATCCAAAACTTGGGCCAGGCCAGCTTTGGGAAACCGTCGCCCAGAAAATCCTTGACATGGGCGGCGAAATTGTGATGAACGCAAAGGTTGTGGGAGTAAATCGGATTGAGAACCGCGTGGTAAGTGTCGCCGTTGACAACAGTCAAGGAGTCGAGACAATTCCATGCGACTATTTCCTAAGCTCCATGCCCGTGAAGGAACTGGTGACCGCCATGGATCAGCCCAAGACTTCCGTTCCCGCCGAAGTAAAGCGGGTTGCGGAAGGACTCGTCTATCGTGATTTTATGACCGTCGGTCTGCTGCTGGATAAACTTGAAATAGGAAACATAAAGGACAACTGGATTTATGTTCAGGAAAGCGATGTAAAGCTGGGTCGCATTCAGGTGTTCAACAACTGGAGTCCATATCTGGTTAGTGATCCGTCCAAGGTCTGGATTGGCCTGGAATACTTCGTTAACGAAGGCGACGAAATGTGGACAATGTCCGATGCCGACTTCATCCGGTTTGCCATTACAGAACTGGACAGGATTCATGTGGCAAAGCCGGAGTCAGTTCGCGATTCCGTTGTATTCCGCGTCAAGAAGGCTTATCCGGCCTACTTCGGAACCTATGGCGAATTCCATAAGATTCGCGAATATCTGGACAACATCGAAAACCTGTTCCTGATGGGCCGTAACGGCATGCACAAATACAACAACATGGATCACAGTATGCTGACCGCCATGGAAACCGTAAAGTGTATTCGCGAAGGCTCCGTTGACAAATCGGATCTTTGGGATGTCAATACCGAAGAAGAATATCACGAAGGCAAAAAGAAATGA
- a CDS encoding glycosyltransferase family 39 protein, translating to MKNVLKKILENFEFRCIVGILACFAFLQYGQIRVENVILHQGENDEKTSLPISRKMMQGENFRVSFVISNPLNLHYDLNIIPDDCAESLTINSADIPLSDYSGRCNYSKGFVLADSVTAPHRVGPRTTYELSLKNGGGPGGINVFPKGTGFTDALEIVIAILAGLALASLCKRRKWHSFLLLCVVFGVFLRFAMFSALPYTQFANDVEGHLAYIQYIADNLAIPAADECWTCYHPPVYYTVAVPSLIASSLLGFASSAGVQLFSLALSILVLICGLALLKKLVDGKSLIVAAALWTVWPTLLLVAPRIGNDQMFIALHVLCLLSGFNYIRYRKGSSLVFAVVCAALAIWTKSTGFISLALVILMAVAGYLKNRSPKKITPTKPEITSWILLFLIFVGLAFEKIMGEGGLVSNANSLHSGLKVGNEAGNYLYFDLKSFLTEPYTSAWANGLGREYFLNYALKSSLFGEFKLVETALGKTLASFISVSFLGLIVFAIRGWWNTKLDVYHWILFIQGILFFAALSFLRYKYPYACSNDFRYIMPALLSFVPYVGLGIYQKEFSLKWKILGIATVLVFVVCSVLLMGCVFG from the coding sequence ATGAAAAATGTGCTTAAGAAAATTCTTGAAAATTTTGAATTTCGTTGCATCGTCGGCATTCTTGCGTGTTTCGCATTTTTGCAATACGGGCAAATCCGTGTAGAGAATGTGATTCTTCACCAAGGAGAAAACGACGAAAAGACATCGCTGCCGATTTCCAGAAAAATGATGCAGGGCGAAAATTTTCGCGTTAGCTTTGTTATCTCAAATCCGCTAAATCTTCACTATGACCTGAATATCATCCCCGATGATTGCGCAGAATCGCTAACGATTAACAGCGCAGACATTCCTCTGTCGGATTATTCTGGCAGATGCAATTACAGCAAGGGATTTGTGCTGGCAGATTCTGTTACCGCGCCCCACCGCGTTGGCCCTAGAACGACTTATGAACTTTCCCTGAAAAATGGTGGCGGACCCGGAGGAATCAATGTTTTTCCTAAGGGGACAGGCTTTACGGACGCCCTGGAAATCGTGATTGCAATCCTTGCGGGATTAGCTCTTGCATCCTTATGCAAACGCCGCAAGTGGCATTCATTTTTACTTCTTTGCGTCGTGTTCGGAGTATTCCTGCGATTTGCCATGTTCAGCGCCCTGCCCTACACTCAATTTGCAAATGATGTAGAAGGTCATTTGGCGTACATTCAGTATATTGCGGATAACCTTGCGATTCCTGCAGCGGATGAATGCTGGACCTGTTACCATCCACCAGTTTATTACACGGTGGCGGTACCTTCGCTTATTGCAAGTAGCCTGCTAGGATTTGCATCAAGTGCAGGCGTTCAGCTATTTAGTTTGGCGCTTTCAATTCTCGTATTGATTTGTGGTCTTGCCCTATTAAAAAAACTTGTGGATGGCAAAAGCCTGATTGTTGCCGCAGCCCTTTGGACGGTGTGGCCAACCTTACTTTTAGTCGCTCCAAGAATCGGGAACGATCAGATGTTCATTGCACTGCATGTTCTTTGTCTGCTTTCAGGCTTCAATTACATTAGGTATAGGAAAGGTTCGTCCCTTGTTTTCGCCGTGGTTTGCGCAGCTCTTGCAATCTGGACAAAATCCACAGGCTTTATCTCTTTGGCTCTTGTAATACTGATGGCTGTTGCAGGCTATCTCAAAAATCGTTCGCCAAAAAAAATTACACCAACCAAACCAGAAATCACAAGCTGGATTTTATTATTTCTAATCTTTGTTGGATTGGCCTTCGAAAAAATAATGGGCGAAGGAGGCCTAGTTTCCAACGCAAACAGTCTGCACTCGGGCTTGAAAGTCGGGAACGAAGCCGGAAACTATCTTTATTTTGATCTGAAGTCTTTCCTAACGGAACCTTATACCAGCGCATGGGCCAACGGTCTGGGCAGAGAATACTTTCTCAATTACGCCCTCAAATCTTCCCTGTTTGGAGAATTCAAACTTGTGGAAACCGCATTGGGTAAGACCTTGGCATCCTTCATTAGCGTGTCATTCCTGGGCTTGATCGTATTTGCGATTCGCGGCTGGTGGAATACAAAACTAGATGTTTACCATTGGATTCTTTTTATTCAGGGAATCCTGTTCTTTGCAGCATTGAGTTTCCTGCGTTACAAATATCCCTACGCCTGCAGCAACGATTTCCGCTACATCATGCCTGCGTTGTTGAGCTTTGTTCCCTATGTTGGATTGGGCATATACCAAAAAGAATTTTCCCTCAAGTGGAAAATTCTTGGTATCGCAACAGTACTTGTTTTTGTGGTATGTTCTGTGCTGCTGATGGGTTGTGTATTTGGATAG
- a CDS encoding LysR family transcriptional regulator, whose translation MDSKIIFHSMELRTLKYFLAVAQEESISKAASDVLFVTQPTLSRQMQELEEELGVKLFARSNKKTILTEDGIFFRKRAEEIVALAERTANEFKVASQQELTGDIFVGGGETDGMRVIAKVFKKFNEKHPQVRLNLFSGNAADVTEKLDQGLLDFGILIEPVNKQKYDYLALQSKDTWGLLVRRDSELADRKFIRPADLTKIPLIVSRQSFRSNEFSGWLGRIPLNVIATYNLLFNASLMVKEGVGCALGLDKIINTSEDSELKFIPLHPAREVGLVAVYKKNAAFSKPAALFLEMLKQELE comes from the coding sequence TTGGATAGTAAAATTATATTTCACTCCATGGAACTTCGAACCCTCAAATACTTCTTAGCCGTCGCCCAGGAAGAAAGCATTTCCAAGGCGGCAAGCGACGTGCTGTTCGTTACCCAGCCAACACTTTCCCGCCAAATGCAAGAACTGGAAGAAGAGCTGGGCGTAAAGCTGTTTGCGCGTTCCAACAAGAAGACCATCCTTACCGAAGACGGCATTTTCTTCCGCAAGAGAGCCGAAGAAATCGTGGCCCTTGCAGAACGCACCGCAAACGAATTCAAGGTCGCAAGCCAACAGGAACTTACCGGCGACATTTTCGTGGGCGGTGGCGAAACCGACGGCATGCGAGTCATCGCAAAAGTCTTCAAGAAATTTAACGAAAAACATCCCCAAGTCCGTCTGAACCTTTTCAGCGGAAACGCCGCTGACGTTACCGAAAAACTGGACCAGGGCTTACTGGATTTCGGCATTCTCATCGAACCTGTAAACAAGCAGAAGTACGATTATCTCGCCCTGCAAAGCAAAGACACCTGGGGGCTCCTCGTCCGCAGAGATTCGGAACTAGCGGATCGCAAATTTATAAGGCCCGCAGACCTAACAAAAATTCCGCTGATTGTTTCTAGGCAATCCTTTAGGAGCAACGAATTTTCCGGCTGGCTGGGCCGCATTCCCCTGAATGTCATCGCCACTTACAACTTGCTCTTTAACGCATCCCTCATGGTAAAGGAAGGCGTGGGCTGTGCCCTTGGCCTAGACAAAATCATCAACACCTCTGAAGATAGCGAGCTGAAGTTCATCCCCCTGCACCCCGCCCGAGAAGTGGGTCTGGTGGCCGTCTATAAAAAGAACGCCGCCTTCAGTAAGCCGGCAGCGCTCTTCCTGGAAATGCTCAAGCAGGAACTGGAATAA
- a CDS encoding flavodoxin — protein sequence MKKVLIFLLLACVAICAAPNSGNANSKTLVIYYSQTGTTEKLAQRISEKVDGEIFALDSTGAASVSPSNYDVLFIGTPVWNDSVATPMIRWLKNHSREFKGKTVVSFCTWWTTQAKTTLDQIVELTPKAKHLEGLDQQHGKTADVEAFLKKIKLLK from the coding sequence ATGAAAAAAGTACTGATTTTTCTTTTGCTTGCTTGCGTCGCAATTTGTGCAGCCCCAAATTCAGGCAACGCCAACTCAAAAACTCTGGTCATCTATTACAGTCAAACAGGAACTACAGAAAAACTGGCACAGAGAATTTCGGAAAAGGTTGACGGCGAAATTTTTGCTTTGGATTCAACAGGTGCTGCGTCCGTATCCCCCTCCAATTACGATGTTCTTTTTATTGGGACACCTGTATGGAATGATTCTGTGGCGACGCCTATGATTCGCTGGCTGAAAAATCATTCCAGGGAATTCAAAGGGAAAACGGTTGTTTCATTTTGCACTTGGTGGACGACGCAAGCGAAAACGACGCTGGATCAAATCGTGGAGTTGACGCCCAAGGCAAAACATTTAGAGGGCTTGGATCAGCAGCATGGGAAAACAGCAGATGTTGAAGCATTCCTAAAGAAAATAAAATTATTGAAATAA
- a CDS encoding aldo/keto reductase: MNMKNFLSSFLAVSVAFLLGCSSESVAAKTAENETQVSGGESVTVANTIKLNSGYSMPVLGLGTWTMSNSFASDAVYEAIKMGYRLFDTAEYYGNEKGVGEGVRRAIKDGLVKREDVFVTTKVMPGYYRNPEKGIDESNETLGLGYIDLMLVHQSGPNDDGVYKALEKGVAAGKIRSIGISNYYTAEEFERVTAGAKIKPAVVQNENHPLYQNTEFQKYVAKYGTVVESYYPLGGRGNTQKILGNSTLKEIAKAHGKTAAQVDLRWHIQAGYITIPGIDSLKYLKEDFNIFDFELTTEEMKKIGEMDTGRRFENW; the protein is encoded by the coding sequence ATGAATATGAAAAATTTTCTTTCAAGTTTTCTAGCTGTATCGGTAGCGTTTTTGCTGGGCTGCTCCAGCGAAAGTGTTGCTGCCAAAACTGCGGAAAATGAAACTCAGGTCAGCGGAGGTGAATCTGTGACCGTTGCAAATACAATCAAGTTGAATAGTGGCTACTCAATGCCGGTTCTTGGTCTTGGAACCTGGACCATGAGCAATTCTTTTGCATCGGATGCTGTTTATGAAGCAATCAAGATGGGCTATCGCCTTTTTGATACGGCGGAATATTACGGCAACGAGAAGGGTGTAGGTGAAGGTGTTCGCCGTGCCATTAAGGATGGCCTTGTAAAGCGCGAAGATGTTTTCGTGACTACCAAGGTGATGCCTGGCTATTACCGTAATCCAGAAAAGGGTATTGACGAATCCAATGAAACATTGGGTTTGGGGTACATTGACTTGATGCTTGTTCATCAGTCAGGGCCAAATGACGATGGCGTTTACAAGGCTTTGGAAAAAGGCGTTGCCGCAGGGAAAATTCGATCCATCGGAATTTCCAATTACTATACGGCGGAAGAATTTGAGCGTGTGACCGCAGGTGCGAAAATCAAACCTGCTGTTGTTCAAAATGAAAATCATCCGTTGTACCAGAATACGGAATTCCAGAAATATGTGGCCAAGTATGGTACCGTCGTGGAGTCCTACTATCCATTGGGCGGTCGCGGAAATACCCAGAAAATTCTTGGCAATTCGACGCTGAAAGAAATTGCAAAGGCTCACGGAAAGACCGCTGCTCAGGTGGATTTGCGCTGGCATATTCAGGCTGGCTACATCACCATTCCGGGAATTGATTCTCTCAAATACTTGAAAGAAGATTTCAATATCTTTGACTTTGAATTGACTACTGAAGAAATGAAAAAGATTGGTGAAATGGATACGGGACGCCGTTTTGAAAACTGGTAA
- a CDS encoding alpha/beta hydrolase yields the protein MAQNEKLELTQEWDKVFPKSEKVDHKKVTFTNNFGITLAADMYIPKDASLAVNGKFPAIAVSGPFGAVKEQSSGLYAQTMAEKGYLTIAFDPSFTGESSGMPRRVASPDINTEDFMAAVDFLGARENVDAERIGIIGICGWGGIALNAAAADTRIKATVASTIYDMTRVGGNGYFDSADNEEARYEGRKALAAQRVKDRAAGSYLRAGGVVDPLPDDAPYFVKDYYAYYKTPRGYHKRSGNSNDGWNATGTQAYANARFLRYTNEIRSAVLVMHGDKAHSFYFGKDAYKYMVEGNPAAGIKANPNPSNKELLVIPGASHVDLYDNMEKIPFAKLDEFFKANLK from the coding sequence ATGGCACAGAACGAAAAATTGGAACTGACTCAAGAATGGGACAAGGTTTTCCCCAAGAGCGAAAAGGTGGATCATAAGAAGGTGACCTTCACCAATAACTTCGGCATCACCTTGGCTGCCGATATGTACATCCCGAAGGATGCAAGCCTTGCTGTAAATGGTAAGTTTCCGGCCATCGCAGTTTCCGGTCCCTTTGGCGCCGTGAAGGAACAGTCCAGCGGTCTTTACGCACAGACCATGGCAGAAAAGGGTTACTTGACCATCGCATTTGACCCCAGCTTTACTGGCGAAAGCAGCGGCATGCCCCGCCGCGTGGCTTCTCCGGACATTAACACCGAAGACTTCATGGCCGCTGTAGATTTTCTCGGCGCTCGGGAAAATGTGGATGCTGAACGCATCGGCATTATCGGTATTTGCGGTTGGGGTGGCATCGCCCTGAACGCTGCTGCCGCGGACACCCGCATCAAGGCAACTGTGGCAAGCACCATATACGACATGACTCGCGTGGGCGGCAACGGTTACTTCGATTCTGCAGACAATGAAGAAGCCCGTTACGAAGGCCGCAAGGCTCTCGCAGCCCAGCGCGTAAAGGATCGCGCCGCAGGTTCCTACCTGCGTGCCGGTGGCGTTGTGGACCCGCTTCCGGATGATGCGCCCTATTTCGTGAAGGATTACTACGCTTACTACAAGACTCCTCGTGGTTACCATAAGCGTTCCGGCAATTCCAACGACGGTTGGAACGCAACAGGTACCCAGGCTTATGCCAACGCCCGCTTCCTCCGTTACACCAACGAAATCCGTTCCGCTGTTCTCGTGATGCACGGCGACAAGGCTCATTCCTTCTACTTCGGCAAGGATGCTTACAAGTACATGGTGGAAGGCAATCCCGCTGCAGGCATCAAGGCAAACCCGAATCCTTCCAACAAGGAACTTTTGGTAATTCCTGGCGCATCTCACGTGGATCTTTACGACAACATGGAAAAGATTCCTTTCGCAAAGCTTGACGAATTCTTCAAGGCTAATTTGAAGTAA
- a CDS encoding cyclophilin-like fold protein, translated as MNKIKITIGSQEFIATLADNATAQSFKEKLPLTLSMTELHGNEYYVYLDSGFKTTSYAPGTIKKGDIKVYGSDCLVFFYETFSNPGYSYSDIGSFENPDSLKDALKAGAKKITIQSF; from the coding sequence ATGAACAAAATCAAAATCACCATCGGCTCTCAAGAATTCATTGCCACCCTAGCAGACAACGCCACCGCGCAAAGTTTCAAGGAAAAACTTCCCCTGACACTTTCCATGACGGAACTTCACGGCAACGAATACTACGTCTACCTGGATTCCGGTTTCAAGACCACAAGTTACGCCCCCGGCACCATCAAGAAAGGCGACATCAAGGTTTATGGTTCCGACTGCCTCGTCTTTTTCTACGAGACCTTCAGCAATCCAGGCTACAGCTACAGCGACATCGGGTCCTTCGAAAATCCAGACAGCTTAAAGGACGCCCTAAAAGCTGGCGCCAAGAAAATCACAATCCAAAGTTTTTAA